Part of the Rissa tridactyla isolate bRisTri1 chromosome 3, bRisTri1.patW.cur.20221130, whole genome shotgun sequence genome, CggtggggcaggggctgtgaAACTGGGAGTACGCGCTCATGCTCGGCAACCCTTATACACCTGACTTCGGGCATCTCCGTGCGCACCTTAAAAAAACGGTGAGATGTTTCTGGCTTATGTCTTCCAGAGTCATGAAGAAGATGACAGGAAGgtaaggaggagagaaaaaaatcgAGTTGCTGCACAGAGGAGCCGGAAGAAGCAAACTCAGAAAGCAGATAAACTTCACGAGGTGAATGGGTACTTGATGTTTTGCAGGCACGGCTTGGGTACCGAGTGCGGGACTTTACAAGAAATGGGACTTCTTAAGCAGATGTGGGCCTGTCTTCACGCTAATCcagctgagagagctgtgggTGTGAGGCAGAGACAGGCGCGCTCCAGGGGGCCTGGTCGGGAACTCCCGGACACTGATGCTCACGTTGGATGGTGCAGCTCTGCCATCGGTGACACTGCCAGGGAGAGACATGCGGTCCTGCCCTCACTTCACTCACCTTCTTTTGCTATTCCTGTGACCACCCAGTGAACTGGATCACAGGGCTCCTCTGGGCTAAAACAAACCCATTTTCTTGGGTAAGCTTGTCACGTTTGCTGTGGCAGTGGATGAATTCTTGCTGCCTTACGAGGAAGaaggcgatggaggaggaggggaccaTGCTGCTTAGTGGCAGTGCTGGCTTAAGTCAATTCTAAAACTGTGATGTGAGACAGAAATACCCAGTTGAAAAGGCTTCTTAGGAACTTCAAAACCTCCAAGCGTGAGAGCTCAGTTCAGTTGGCTGTTATACTTGTATGCTCTGATAAGTAACAGTGGGTGTTTCCAAAAAACCATGAAAGTAACTGATTCTTCCAGCTTAATACTTCTTCTCAATATCACAATGTGGTGCAGTTTTCTTGTGTCCCCAGTGTAAACGCTGGAGGACAGGAATCCCCTTTCTCTGGTTTTGGATGTTACCTTGCACAACAGTGCTTTTGTTGCAGCTGGGGCTCTTGGGGTAAGTGTTAGTTCTGCTGCTGCGATTGTGGCTGAGTCAGTTGTTCAGCTCTAGAGGTTCATCACAGGCTCTTCTCTTTCTCACTGTGGAAGGATCTGCCAACAGTCAGCAGAGGCCAAGAGGGACAGTGTGGGgagttttgggtttggtttttcccaGATCTCCTCTGAGTCAGCGCCTGAGAAAGCCAGGTGCAGGGTACTTCTGGAAAGGGGTAACCCCTGGCTTTTGTGGAATCATCTCAGGGCAGAAATGATTTTGTGGAATCGTTTTGTTGTGCAGCCTCTTTGATGTTCCTCCTCGACTCGAGGATCTTCCTCATGCTGAGAATCTTCATTCTCGGGCATGCAGGTTTTGCCAGATGCAGGCAGATCTGGTTGAATAGTCATTCATTCTTAGCGAGAACAATTTGATAGTCTCATCTCTGAAAATGGGACAGAGCAATGGGAGAGTAACACTTactccaaaaccaaaccccatggGGTTTGGGGCAACAAGAGGTGAGCAGAGCCAGAGTCAGGGATGGACAACTTTGCTGGAGTTGGCTACAGCAATGTGGTAGGAGGACCGTGCCTGTTCTACTCTGTGGGTGAGAGGTGGTGGCTGGTGGAAGGGTGTGAGGGGGGCAAGGGGATCCAAactcctgcagcaaagggcagcagaggcagcgccaggctgcccagaggagcATTGCGTGAGaggctctccctgctgcctggtAAACGGGCCTTTTAAGGCATGTGTAGGCTTTGAAGTTTGGTCTGAAGCTTTCCAAGGGAGGTGAGATTGAGTGGGTGAGTGTTGAGCCCTAGGCCGGCAGCGAGGTGCAGACACCTGCAGGTTTTCCGTGGGCTGGCTCTGAACCTCTAAGTCTCTTCTCTTTGGGATGAGAAATCTTGACAGCAGGGACACTTGAAACATGCAGTTATCAAAAAATGTGACACGCGAGTCTCACATCCGTCACAGATGTATGCTGTAGAGCATCTCAAAACTCCCCTGCAGTTAATAGCAGCTTATTCATTGCCAGAGAACCCTTAGCTCAAAAGCATCTGGGGTCAGGGATAACCAAGGCAGTGGTCAGGCCTTCTGGTGACAAAGTGGGGTTGGGAACAAGCTGGCATGATGCTCCCCTCCTCGTGTTCCTGAGTTTCCAGGCATCTGAGCAGGTGCCTACAAGCCCTGGCTGAGCTGGAGGAGCCCAACTGGCTCCGGGCATGTTGTGCTAGGTGTCCATCTCAGCCAGCACCTGGGTAAATGGCCTTTCCCTGCAGTGGCCCGAGGCAGGGGCTGCCCTTTCCTCACCAGCAATGCCAGGCACTGGGTTTTCCCAGCACCTAGCTGCACTGGgtgctttcattttctctgctctgacaGTGCACAGCTGCCCTGCTTGGCCCTTCATAGCAGAGGTGGCCCAGGGCTGGAAGAGGCCACCACGGGGATGCAGCCGCCCACGCCTGCAGCCCTGGGCTACTGCGGAGCCCTGAGGGCCAGCGGCACCTCCTGGTCTTCGGGGCTATAAAAGGAGCCGCAGCATGGTCAGGGTGCAGGTTGTGAAGCACTTGCCCTGTTCCAGCACCCAGGCTATGCCTGTCTTCCCTTAGCATTTTGCACATTGTAATAAGAAACCGCAGTTTTTCTACAGTTACATGAATATGCTCAAGGTGGGAGCACTGAAAAGAATGTTTTGACTATgagtaggttgttttttttttctccctccttccaggAATATGAGTCTCTTGAGCAAGAAAATACCTCCCTGAAAAGAGAAATCGGAAAGCTAACAGATGAAATGAAACACTTGAGTGAAGTGTTGAAGGATCATGAAAAGATCTGTCCGCTATTGCACTGCACCATGAACTTTGTGACCATACCAAGGCCCGATGCACTCACCAGCTGCCTGCCAAGATGAGAGCTCTCCTTGATCGTCTTTAAACTTGATGTGTGAAAGTGCCATTAACGGGGGAGATTTGATGAACTGCCTACTTATGGTGCCGGTTCTTCCATCGAAGAGGGCTGGATTTGACCACGCAGCCCTTCTCCATGTTGAAGCGTTATAGTCTTCTGAATCTCAGGAAAACACCAGTATGGAAAAAAGACAATTTGAAATGCGACTTCTTGTTTGGTAGAATCTTCAAGCCACGATTTTGCATTCAGAAATGTCAAAGTGCGGTGCAGCCCACCATCGCGCGATGGAATGTAGACAGGGAAAAGTACCGATCTTGGGCTGGGATGCCTTTCTCCCACACGTCCACTGCCAGTAACCCTTTGTCAGTTGTCATCCATGTATATCACATTCtggctgctgggttttttttctctaaacaggTTTGGTTAATAAAAGCGATGTTCCACGTTTATCATGTTCTCCACCTCCTTCAATAATCAATGTCTTTATAacatctctatttttttattactggttAAATCCAAACTCTAATGCTAATCTTCCTGTCAGTTGTTTTATTTGGTTATCTCCTCTTTATTGGTTCCTCTTTGGAAGTATGCGTAACAAATGAGTTTTCCcagtctttatttctttaataacCCCAATTGTCAGCCCTGACGATTCTTGGAGTGCTTTATATCCTAAACCATGGCTTGGCCAATTTCTAATGATGATTGCCTGCTCTgtgtggaagaaaagcaaaacagagtttGCTGGTTCtacacattattttaaaaagcagattttacaACTTATTGGTTTAATGCACCCACTGGAAATGAACAAATCTTTATCCATCATCTTGCGTGTTGCTTCTGGTAAATGATGCCCATGGATAGAACAAATTGGCTTTAGCTAAGCATTTTGTTCTATGTCCACACTGAAGATGTTTGATAactgcttgcaagaaaaacatgttttctttaattgttttttttttttccaaaaggaagaatTATGACAGTGTTAGTGAGAAATATagagaaaaatgtgtttactTTCTCTGAAGATTCTTAATAGGTCTAGGAATGTGAATGCTGTAGCCTGGGATCCAGCAAAGAGTGTTTTTCTTATAGTATTTCGCAGTCAAAGAgcacctttagaaaataaaaagccccACTCCTTTGCCAACTCTCTCACTTcagcatttggatttttttcagttcaactCATGGGATTAATTTCTCCCCTCACCAGGACTGTAGTACGTATCAGCAGAATATGATCTGAAatgtctgaaagattttttttctgttttaacttctTTAGTAGAATGATGCATTGCTAATCACTGCCAAGATAGAATTGGGGAAAGCGCATAGTCAACGCTGCCTTCTAAAGGGCCCTCTCATGCCATCGTCTTAGGCTAGAAACAAGACAACAGGTGTGAGCTGTTGGCTTCTTTAAAAGTTTGCATTAGGTTGTCCCCAAGAGAATTTTCAGCATTTGCAGAAGCTATCTGTGGCTTAAACGCAGTCTTCAAAGTTTCTTATGGTCCTGTAGGAACTGAGTCATCCTGCAAAGAAAATCTGGTGCCAATGAAAATGCAAGTTTCAGGACACTTCGAAATAGGCATTTTGGATAATGTCCTTGATACAATTCTGTGTGTCACCCTTAAGAAAGGAAGCAATCTTAAGCATCTTCATCCACCCACCCGCATTCCTTCAGGCCCTGGATGCCACTGTGTAATTTGGGCAGAGTAGAGGTGTAATGGAGAAGGAGAAGCATAGTGGAAATGAACAGCATCCACTCTGGGAAAATTCATTATAGCTTAGGATGGAGAGAGAGTGAGAGGATGTCTCACATCTCTGAACAAGGTATGTGCAATTGAACTGAGGCTGGGAATGGAAAGTAGCTAGTTGAAGGCAGGGCTGGTGCAAAAGCATGGTCTCTCCTGTGGAGCCCTGCAGACCCTCAAAAATAGGAGGAAAGATCAATCGCCTTGACCAAGACAGTCCATCCCAGCAGAatccttttaaagatttttgcttCTAAAGATGCTTGCTTCTAAAAGTAGAGATCTAGTTCCCCATGTAAAATCTTCCTCCTTACATCATTCTTCTTCTAAACATCTGTCTAGAAACTGGCTCCAGCTTATTATTTAGTAGTCCAACTTCTATTGTGCACTCTTCATCAGTAAGCACTATTCTTGTTTTGTGATGCAAGCTTTAGTCCACCGTTTCTGCATTGGAGTTTATTGGTCTACTAATTGTATAGTGTCTGTGCAGAgtgttcaggggaaaaaaactgaattCACAGCAACGTTGTGTGCTGGCAACACCAACCTAAGTCCAAGGTGATGCTGCTCTTCCTTGGAAGGGCTGGGAGCCCTGCAGGGGCCCTCACCGCCTCCAGTTCCTTCCCACAACCTCAGGGTGTAGCTCCAGCCTGTGCATCACCTCCATTAGTAACAGTGAGCTTGGAacctggagcctgggctgcttcttcctccttcatctattgcatcacttttttttttcccagcagcacTATTTCCAAAGGGCCTGATGCATCGTTCTTCTGTTTAATAGATTAACCGAGGCATCTCTCACAAACAGTATATTGGGTGACTAATGTTCAAAGACAGCCATGAAACCTAAACAAAAGAAGTGAGCAAAATGCGTGTCCCAAGCCAGATAAACCCAACAttctgatgtatttatagaattaATGTCATAGCTGAATCATGGGTCAAAATGGACAACAAACTGTTAAAGCACAGGCTTAGGTATCCCTAAGCAAATAATACGCCTACAGGCCGATTACACTCTTTGCAGGAGCTGTTCATGATATTGATTTACAGAGAGTTTCAAAACTCAAAGTGTGTTCTGGAGCCTGGGATAATTTTTACATGAATAGGGAAccagaaaggagaacagaaaggaaaaggccCATTTGTTAAGGAAGCAAcagaatgttcttttttaaatccaaacCTCTCCTTTTGCTGCAGGGTATTACACCAtcacaaaaaatgtttcctaCCTACATATGGCTAAAATGCTGCTTGATGTATTCTAGCTTCAGAAAGATTCCAGTTAGTTTGACTTGTTCCCTACAAATGTGGTCTGTATTACATTCACATGAATTTCACACGCAGGTATGTAGGGAAGATCTTTTCTACATTCAGTTGGTGGTTCATGTGAGGAGTACTGTGAATTGCAGTCTTGTTTGTGGATGTGTAACTTAGATGAGGGTTGCCAAGAAAGCTGGATTTTGCCTCTTAGGTTCACAATGAAGATTACAGTTTGGCTAGATTTTGTTAGCgtggatttcctttttttattttctgtgactcTAATGAAGAAGCAAAATGCTCAGTGCAAACCTACCCATAGATAAAAGTATTTATTCCAGGAGCAGACTGGGTCCAATTCAGCTATTTGTCTATTCATTTCTTTCGGTTGTTGTTGGGTCAGATTTCAATTGATCATATTTTGGAAAGATAATTTTAGCcttcaaaggtaaaaaaaaaaaatcaacagaaagacaaagacaagcTTCCCAAAACTGCTAGTGTGAGTATAACAGAGATCAACTATTACACCTCAAGACAGCTGATTAGAAAGTCTTGCTCCTTCCCACTGATGTTTTACGTTCATTTATAAGCATCTTCATGTAGTCAACTAGATTCTTGCTAAAAataaacaccttttaaaaatatatttaaaacagccTATTCTACagactttctgttcttttcctggtACCTTTTACTGTCATCTACTGCTCCTTCTGTAATACCTGCTGATCTCATCTGCATTTGGTATTTGCAGTAGCCTTTGTAATCTCTCACCGTTTAATTTCCaatgcctctttttttccttcttcctgtttccttctgttcctATGTAGCTTGGTGACACCATCGCTTAATGTTATTGGTATTAGAGGACCAAGGCTAATCTGTACGAGTATATGGAAATTGAACTTCACTGATATACCCTGTGTATGATTAAAGGCTTTTACGTGTGGCCGGTTTTGTCACTTGAATATTAAGGAAGGTGTCTGtgcagtcttttaaaatgtacttaaaagtGACATAACCTTTACTCTAGCCTATAAAACCCATACTGTTTCCTGTCCATAGATGAACGCTTTGCTGCATGGCATTTGGGGTTTCCATTTGTGAATCAGTCTAGAATTTCTGCCTCAGTGAAAGTGATAGATAAAACAACCAttcaaaaaaaatcccttttctcctcttcccatcaGTGCAGTGATATAATTCCTGTCACAGGAAGGAAGCATGTCTGATAAGCAGGAGAAGTGGTAGGTTTATTTACTGTTACAGACTACTGTTATTCTCTTTATAAAAGGGTAGGAGTTTTTTGTTTGCAAACTCTGGGTTACTGTCAAGTAGTCACTGGAGACACATTTTACATGTACATACAGCATGTGGTGTGGGCATACAAGGGAGTGAAAGAATTTGGATTAATTCTTTGCAGAAACACGGGGTTTACGTTGATTTCACTGGAAGCAGAAACGGTCCTACTGCTACCTCAGAGGACATGTGGCACTATGCTTACTAACTTGAGTAGTATTTAACCCAAGAGTAGCTACAGACTAGCTTGAAGTGGTTCAGTCTTAATAAGGAAACCATAGCAACGGTCATCCCTAGGATTGCGTGCTCTTTTTCTAGTACTCATTCAGGTTTTTTCCTAGATAATTCCAATGGAAAAAATCCGTAAGAATAGAGTAGGAATCTTTTCTCCCACTGAATTTTTAAACCATGACATCAAATGTAAGGGCTTGACTATTCTGGAAATAGCTGGCATAGCTTTTGTAA contains:
- the BATF3 gene encoding basic leucine zipper transcriptional factor ATF-like 3 isoform X2 codes for the protein MSQERGGQERPGSHEEDDRKVRRREKNRVAAQRSRKKQTQKADKLHEEYESLEQENTSLKREIGKLTDEMKHLSEVLKDHEKICPLLHCTMNFVTIPRPDALTSCLPR
- the BATF3 gene encoding basic leucine zipper transcriptional factor ATF-like 3 isoform X1 encodes the protein MSCAVPVAAAGGSALPRSGAAEGSHQSHEEDDRKVRRREKNRVAAQRSRKKQTQKADKLHEEYESLEQENTSLKREIGKLTDEMKHLSEVLKDHEKICPLLHCTMNFVTIPRPDALTSCLPR